In one Lolium rigidum isolate FL_2022 chromosome 3, APGP_CSIRO_Lrig_0.1, whole genome shotgun sequence genomic region, the following are encoded:
- the LOC124704256 gene encoding vesicle-associated membrane protein 721-like, which translates to MGQQSLIYAFVARGTVVLAEYTEFTGNFTTIASQCLVKLPASNNKFTYNCDGHTFNYLVEDGFTYCVVAVESVGQQMPIAFLVRIKDDFSKRYGGGKAATAAASSLNREFGSKLKEHMQYCVDHPEEINKLAKVQAQVSEVKNVMMENIEKVLDRGEKIELLVDKTENLRSQAQDFRQQGTQVRRKMWLQNMKIKLIVLGIIIALILIIILSVCHGFKCNK; encoded by the exons ATGGGGCAGCAGTCGCTGATCTACGCGTTCGTGGCCCGcggcaccgtcgtcctcgccgagtACACCGAGTTCACCGGCAACTTCACCACCATCGCGTCCCAGTGCCTCGTCAAGCTCCCCGCCAGCAACAACAAGTTCACCTACAACTGCGACGGCCACACCTTCAACTACCTCGTCGAGGACGGATTCA CATACTGTGTAGTTGCTGTTGAATCAGTAGGGCAACAGATGCCCATTGCTTTCTTGGTTAGGATAAAGGACGATTTCAGCAAAAGATATGGTGGTGGGAAAGCAGCTACTGCTGCAGCAAGCAGCCTCAACAGAGAGTTTGG GTCCAAACTTAAAGAACACATGCAGTACTGTGTAGACCACCCTGAAGAGATAAACAAGCTCGCTAAAGTGCAAGCACAAGTTTCAGAAGTCAAAAACGTTATGATGGAAAATATTGAGAAG GTTCTTGATCGTGGAGAGAAGATTGAGCTGCTTGTTGACAAGACAGAGAATCTCCGCTCACAG GCTCAAGATTTCAGGCAGCAAGGAACACAGGTAAGGAGAAAGATGTGGCTACAAAACATGAAGATCAAGCTGATTGTCCTTGGCATAATCATCGCCCTCATCCTTATCATCATCCTGTCGGTGTGCCATGGattcaagtgcaacaagtaa